The proteins below come from a single Nitrosospira sp. Is2 genomic window:
- a CDS encoding sigma-54-dependent transcriptional regulator codes for MSNNTILVVDDEIGIRELLSEILRDEGYRVALAENAGQARSWRKQARPDLVLLDIWMPDTDGITLLKEWASSGLLTMPVVMMSGHGTIDTAIEATRMGASGYLEKPVPLQKLLSTVGRALRGGQPNPRMTLPLASLGKGPIIADLKKRLEQVVNLRAPLLLTSEPGTGVDVCARFLHRPNTPWVEPDTLTTLANAPFDLLEQAKGGLLFLKEIGDLNRLAQKGLLLLLGKLEKYNVRLVCVTSTPLAELAAQGGYDTRLYELLSGLCINVPALREHREDIPELATQILSRDIESGEAPLRQFSTAALNCLRNHDWPGNLAQLTGIVHSLALTCAGDEISADDVKQILASSSPPQAVGGIPLNLPLREARDMFEKAYFEQLIDQENGNMTRVAERAGLERTHLYRKLKLLGLKLRSH; via the coding sequence ATGAGTAACAATACAATTCTGGTCGTTGATGATGAGATCGGCATACGTGAGTTGTTGTCGGAAATCCTGCGTGACGAAGGTTATCGGGTCGCGCTGGCGGAGAATGCCGGGCAGGCGCGGAGCTGGCGTAAGCAGGCTCGGCCCGATCTTGTTTTGCTGGATATCTGGATGCCGGACACCGACGGCATCACCCTGCTGAAAGAATGGGCGAGCAGCGGATTGCTCACGATGCCGGTAGTGATGATGTCAGGGCATGGCACCATCGATACGGCGATAGAAGCAACTCGCATGGGTGCATCCGGCTATCTTGAGAAGCCCGTGCCCTTACAGAAGCTGCTGAGCACCGTAGGACGCGCCCTGCGGGGAGGCCAACCGAACCCTCGGATGACGCTTCCTCTCGCCAGTCTGGGCAAGGGGCCCATCATCGCCGACCTGAAAAAAAGACTGGAACAGGTAGTCAACCTTAGAGCTCCCCTCCTGCTCACCAGTGAACCGGGAACCGGTGTGGATGTCTGCGCACGGTTTCTGCACCGGCCCAATACGCCCTGGGTGGAGCCCGATACGCTCACCACTCTCGCGAATGCTCCGTTTGACTTGCTTGAGCAGGCAAAAGGCGGATTGCTTTTCCTCAAGGAAATCGGAGATCTTAACAGGCTGGCTCAAAAGGGATTACTGCTGCTGTTAGGCAAACTGGAAAAGTATAACGTACGACTGGTGTGCGTCACTTCGACCCCGCTGGCGGAGCTCGCCGCGCAAGGCGGTTACGACACGAGGCTTTATGAACTCTTGAGCGGTCTTTGCATAAATGTTCCCGCGTTAAGGGAGCACAGGGAGGATATTCCCGAGCTCGCAACCCAGATACTTTCCCGCGATATCGAGTCGGGCGAAGCTCCTCTGCGGCAATTCAGCACGGCCGCGCTTAATTGCTTACGCAATCACGACTGGCCCGGCAATCTCGCGCAACTCACCGGTATCGTGCATTCGCTCGCATTAACCTGTGCTGGCGACGAGATATCGGCCGATGACGTTAAACAGATACTTGCGTCTTCCTCGCCCCCACAGGCAGTGGGGGGCATCCCGCTCAACCTTCCGTTACGTGAAGCACGTGATATGTTTGAGAAGGCCTACTTTGAACAGCTCATAGACCAGGAAAACGGCAACATGACCCGGGTCGCGGAACGCGCCGGATTGGAACGCACGCATCTTTACCGCAAGCTCAAGCTGTTGGGGCTCAAATTGCGGAGTCACTGA
- the tkt gene encoding transketolase translates to MGTFRDFDAPVFKNLTSAIRALAMDAVQKANSGHPGMPMGMAEIAEVLWIHHLRHNPANPEWADRDRFVLSNGHGSMLIYALLHLTGYDLPMEEIKRFRQLHSKTPGHPEYGYTPGVETTTGPLGQGITNAVGMALAEKILATEFNRPGFDIVNHYTYVFLGDGCLMEGISHEACSLAGTLGLGKLICFYDDNGISIDGHVEGWFTDDTPKRFEAYGWHVVPDVNGHDPVAIEAAIEAAKQAGDKPSMICCKTVIGMGSPNKANTHEVHGAALGDLEIAATRPHIGWNYLPFEIPADVYEMWDARSKGQGLEDEWNRRFAEYSEKYPAEAAEFTRRMGGDLPDDWSEHVEGLIARVNAKEETIASRKASQNAIEGIAPALPELVGGSADLAGSNLTLWSGSKGITQKNGGNYIYYGVREFGMSAMMNGMSLHGGIIPYGATFLMFSEYARNSLRMAALMKIRCLFVYTHDSIGLGEDGPTHQPVEQTATLRYIPNMNVWRPCDTVESTVAWARAIERRDGPSILIFSRQNLPFQKRDAALIKQIDKGGYILSEAADGKPRAVIIATGSEVALAMMAQKALAETGIQVRVVSMPCTNVFDKQDQEYKDSVLPKGIGRVAVEAGITDYWRKYVGLEGAVVGIDTFGESAPAGELFKHFGFTVENVVKAVNSVL, encoded by the coding sequence ATGGGAACATTTAGAGATTTTGACGCGCCGGTTTTCAAAAACCTTACCAGCGCTATTCGTGCACTGGCCATGGATGCCGTGCAAAAAGCCAATTCGGGTCACCCCGGCATGCCGATGGGTATGGCAGAAATAGCTGAGGTGTTGTGGATTCATCACTTGCGCCACAATCCCGCAAATCCAGAGTGGGCTGACCGCGATCGGTTCGTGCTGTCCAACGGACATGGCTCGATGTTGATCTATGCCTTGCTGCACCTGACGGGCTATGACCTGCCGATGGAGGAGATCAAACGCTTCCGGCAGCTTCACTCCAAAACACCAGGCCATCCGGAGTATGGATACACCCCTGGTGTGGAAACCACTACCGGACCGTTGGGGCAGGGGATTACAAATGCAGTGGGTATGGCGCTTGCGGAAAAAATCCTGGCTACAGAGTTTAACCGCCCCGGCTTTGATATCGTCAACCACTATACTTACGTATTCTTGGGTGATGGCTGTCTGATGGAAGGCATTTCCCATGAAGCCTGCTCTCTGGCGGGTACGCTTGGATTAGGTAAGCTGATCTGCTTTTACGACGACAATGGTATCTCGATAGATGGGCACGTGGAAGGATGGTTTACCGACGACACACCCAAGCGCTTCGAAGCATACGGCTGGCATGTGGTGCCTGATGTCAACGGGCACGATCCGGTAGCAATAGAGGCCGCTATCGAAGCCGCCAAGCAGGCTGGCGACAAACCATCGATGATCTGTTGCAAAACGGTAATCGGCATGGGTTCCCCCAATAAGGCCAATACTCACGAGGTTCATGGCGCGGCGCTGGGCGACCTGGAAATTGCCGCAACGCGGCCCCATATCGGGTGGAATTATCTGCCGTTTGAAATTCCAGCCGACGTTTATGAAATGTGGGACGCCCGTTCCAAAGGCCAAGGGCTGGAGGATGAATGGAACCGCAGGTTTGCTGAGTATTCCGAGAAATATCCCGCCGAGGCAGCCGAGTTCACGCGGCGCATGGGCGGCGACTTGCCGGACGACTGGAGCGAACACGTAGAAGGACTGATCGCCCGGGTAAATGCGAAGGAAGAAACCATTGCCAGCCGCAAGGCCTCGCAAAACGCCATTGAAGGTATTGCCCCGGCATTGCCCGAACTGGTCGGCGGCTCCGCAGATCTGGCCGGGTCCAATCTTACCCTTTGGTCAGGCTCCAAAGGCATAACCCAAAAAAATGGTGGCAACTATATATACTATGGTGTGCGGGAATTCGGCATGAGCGCCATGATGAACGGGATGTCGTTGCATGGCGGCATTATCCCCTACGGGGCGACCTTCCTCATGTTTTCCGAATATGCTCGCAACTCGTTGCGTATGGCGGCGCTGATGAAAATTCGTTGCCTTTTCGTATACACCCACGATTCGATCGGGTTGGGCGAGGACGGCCCCACGCATCAACCCGTAGAGCAGACTGCAACCCTGCGCTATATTCCCAACATGAATGTGTGGCGTCCCTGCGATACGGTCGAGTCGACCGTTGCCTGGGCACGCGCGATTGAACGCAGGGATGGCCCTTCGATTCTGATTTTCAGCCGACAAAACCTTCCTTTCCAGAAACGTGATGCAGCGCTGATCAAGCAGATTGACAAGGGAGGCTACATTCTGTCGGAAGCTGCGGACGGAAAACCCCGGGCAGTCATTATCGCCACCGGATCTGAAGTTGCGTTGGCTATGATGGCGCAAAAAGCGCTCGCGGAGACCGGCATTCAGGTACGCGTTGTGTCCATGCCCTGCACGAATGTGTTCGACAAGCAGGATCAGGAGTATAAGGATAGCGTTTTGCCCAAGGGCATAGGACGCGTTGCGGTGGAGGCAGGTATCACCGATTACTGGCGGAAATATGTGGGGCTTGAAGGCGCGGTTGTCGGGATTGATACATTTGGCGAGTCAGCGCCGGCAGGGGAACTTTTCAAGCACTTCGGCTTCACTGTTGAGAATGTGGTGAAAGCCGTAAATAGCGTACTTTAG
- the gap gene encoding type I glyceraldehyde-3-phosphate dehydrogenase — protein sequence MTIKVGINGFGRIGRMVFRAAVQNFPDIDIVAINDLLEPDYLAYMLQHDSVHGRFKGDVSVEGDTLVVNGKKIRLTAVKDPAELKWGEVGADVVIESTGLFLTKESCQKHIAAGAKKVIMSAPSKDDTPMFVYGVNDKTYDGEPIISNASCTTNCLAPIAKVLNDAFGIKRGLMTTVHAATATQKTVDGPSNKDWRGGRGILENIIPSSTGAAKAVGKVIPELNTKLTGMAFRVPTSDVSVVDLTVELNKDASYEDICAAMKKASEGPMKGILGYTDEKVVSTDFRGDSCTSIFDAEAGMALDDSFVKVVSWYDNEWGYSSKILEMARVVSAK from the coding sequence ATGACAATCAAAGTCGGTATCAATGGTTTTGGCCGCATCGGACGAATGGTATTCCGTGCGGCGGTACAAAATTTTCCGGACATTGACATCGTCGCTATCAACGATCTGCTCGAGCCCGACTACCTGGCTTACATGCTGCAGCATGATTCCGTGCATGGACGCTTCAAGGGCGACGTCTCGGTGGAGGGAGATACTCTGGTCGTCAATGGAAAGAAAATTCGTCTCACCGCAGTTAAGGACCCCGCTGAACTGAAATGGGGAGAAGTTGGCGCCGACGTTGTCATTGAATCCACCGGCCTTTTTCTCACCAAGGAAAGCTGCCAGAAGCACATCGCGGCCGGCGCGAAGAAAGTCATCATGTCGGCTCCCTCGAAAGATGACACGCCCATGTTCGTGTATGGCGTAAACGATAAAACATATGACGGGGAACCCATTATTTCCAATGCTTCGTGCACCACTAACTGCCTGGCCCCCATCGCCAAGGTGTTAAACGATGCCTTTGGCATCAAGCGCGGATTAATGACGACGGTTCATGCGGCGACCGCCACCCAGAAAACTGTCGATGGGCCATCGAACAAGGACTGGCGCGGAGGACGTGGTATCCTCGAGAATATCATTCCGTCATCGACCGGCGCGGCGAAAGCCGTGGGCAAGGTTATCCCTGAATTGAACACCAAACTCACCGGTATGGCTTTCCGCGTGCCGACTTCGGATGTTTCGGTGGTGGACCTCACCGTTGAGCTGAATAAGGATGCCAGTTACGAAGACATCTGTGCAGCGATGAAGAAGGCCTCGGAAGGGCCGATGAAGGGAATACTCGGATACACCGATGAGAAGGTCGTTTCTACGGATTTCCGTGGGGACAGCTGTACTTCCATCTTCGATGCGGAGGCGGGTATGGCCTTGGACGACAGCTTCGTTAAAGTCGTGTCCTGGTACGATAACGAGTGGGGCTATTCCAGCAAGATTTTGGAAATGGCCCGGGTTGTCTCAGCTAAATAA
- a CDS encoding phosphoglycerate kinase, translating to MSVIKVTDLDLKGKRVFIRADLNVPVKEGKVTSDARIAASMATINYCLQQGAKVMVTSHLGRPEEGVWSEENSLKPVADNIAARLGKPVRLIKDWVEDDFEIADGELVVLENCRINKGEKKNLDETARKYAQLCDVFVMDAFGTAHRAEASTYGIAKYAPVACAGILLTEELEALTKALLNPARPMIAIVGGSKVSTKLTVLESLSEKVDQLVVGGGIANTFLNAAGKNVGKSLCEDDLVPTAKMLMDKMAKRDARIPIAVDVVVGKKFDANEPAILKDADSVSDDEMIFDIGPKSAQELADIIMKAGTVVWNGPVGVFEFDQFGAGTRTVAMAIAETKAFTLAGGGDTIAAIQKYDIYDKVSYISTAGGAFLEFLEGKKLPAVEILEQRAGEKRS from the coding sequence GTGTCCGTCATAAAAGTCACCGACCTCGATCTTAAGGGCAAGCGCGTTTTTATTCGAGCCGATCTAAACGTACCCGTAAAGGAGGGCAAGGTAACCTCCGACGCGCGTATTGCAGCTTCCATGGCGACCATCAACTATTGCCTTCAGCAGGGGGCCAAAGTGATGGTCACCTCACACCTGGGCCGCCCCGAAGAGGGCGTATGGTCTGAAGAAAATTCCCTCAAGCCGGTTGCCGACAACATCGCTGCCCGCCTAGGCAAGCCCGTACGTTTAATCAAGGATTGGGTAGAAGATGATTTCGAAATAGCGGATGGCGAACTGGTGGTCCTGGAAAACTGCCGCATCAATAAGGGCGAGAAAAAAAATCTCGATGAGACTGCGCGAAAATATGCCCAGCTATGCGACGTGTTCGTAATGGATGCCTTCGGAACCGCGCACCGCGCCGAAGCGTCGACCTACGGCATCGCCAAATATGCCCCCGTTGCCTGTGCCGGAATTCTCCTGACAGAAGAGCTCGAAGCCCTCACCAAAGCCCTCCTGAACCCTGCGCGGCCCATGATAGCGATCGTGGGGGGTTCGAAGGTCTCGACAAAGCTCACAGTATTGGAGTCGCTTTCGGAGAAGGTAGATCAACTGGTGGTAGGGGGGGGCATAGCGAATACGTTCCTCAACGCTGCGGGAAAGAACGTGGGAAAATCGTTATGCGAAGACGATCTCGTCCCAACCGCAAAAATGCTTATGGATAAGATGGCGAAACGCGATGCCAGGATACCAATCGCAGTGGACGTCGTGGTCGGAAAGAAATTTGATGCGAACGAACCAGCAATATTGAAAGATGCGGATTCCGTGTCCGATGACGAAATGATTTTTGACATCGGCCCGAAAAGTGCGCAAGAGTTGGCCGACATCATCATGAAAGCCGGTACGGTTGTGTGGAATGGGCCGGTTGGGGTATTTGAGTTCGATCAGTTCGGCGCGGGAACGCGCACGGTTGCCATGGCGATTGCGGAAACCAAGGCGTTCACCCTCGCTGGTGGCGGCGACACCATCGCTGCGATTCAGAAGTACGATATCTATGACAAGGTATCTTATATATCGACTGCCGGGGGCGCATTTTTGGAATTTCTGGAAGGAAAGAAGCTGCCTGCTGTGGAGATACTCGAACAGCGGGCTGGTGAGAAGCGCAGCTGA
- the pyk gene encoding pyruvate kinase: protein MIRRTKIVATLGPACKDPKVLERMINAGVDVVRINFSHGTREEHIEYAELTRSLARAAGHAVGVLADLQGPKIRIGKFESGKIFLKTGDKFILDAECALGDQQRVGLDYKELPNDVETGATLMLDDGRIVLGVSEVVGGQVYCVVEQGGILSNNKGINRKGGGLTAPALTGKDVEDIKTAAALKADYLAVSFPRSGDDMRWARDVMRDAGGKSLLMAKIERSEAILALDDILLASDAIMVARGDLAVEVGDAVVPALQKRMIRTARANNKLVVTATQMMESMVSSPIPTRAEVSDVANAVLDGTDAVMLSAESASGQYPVEAVAAMARVCLEAEKEYLVSGENRRLQGELPETIEEAIARATMFTAGGLKIRAIAALTQSGRTVLLMSRRSSNVPIFALSPQEDTRRKMTLFRGVYPVKFGGGSNDPEIILNHAENELLKRGVVRNGDLILMTIGEPVGKAGGTNTMKIVKVGEYRKA, encoded by the coding sequence ATGATTCGAAGAACAAAAATAGTCGCAACACTTGGCCCCGCATGCAAGGATCCCAAGGTTCTTGAGCGAATGATTAATGCCGGGGTCGACGTCGTCCGTATCAATTTTTCTCACGGCACACGGGAAGAACACATCGAATATGCTGAATTGACCCGATCCCTGGCACGGGCCGCAGGTCATGCCGTAGGTGTGCTCGCAGATTTGCAGGGCCCAAAAATCCGTATCGGCAAATTTGAATCCGGCAAGATTTTTCTAAAGACCGGCGATAAATTCATACTGGACGCCGAGTGTGCCTTGGGTGATCAGCAACGGGTAGGGCTGGATTATAAGGAGCTGCCGAACGATGTAGAAACCGGCGCCACACTGATGCTGGACGATGGCCGTATCGTACTCGGTGTTTCAGAGGTTGTGGGAGGCCAAGTATATTGCGTGGTTGAGCAAGGCGGTATCTTGTCCAACAATAAGGGTATCAACCGCAAGGGCGGCGGACTTACCGCGCCTGCCCTTACCGGCAAGGATGTGGAAGATATCAAAACTGCAGCAGCGCTTAAAGCCGACTATCTCGCCGTATCGTTCCCCCGCTCAGGTGACGACATGCGCTGGGCGCGGGACGTAATGCGGGACGCGGGTGGCAAGAGCCTGCTGATGGCGAAGATCGAGAGATCGGAGGCGATTCTTGCGCTGGATGATATATTGTTGGCTTCCGACGCTATCATGGTGGCGCGTGGAGATCTTGCTGTGGAAGTAGGTGACGCGGTCGTGCCTGCGCTACAGAAGCGCATGATCCGAACCGCTCGCGCCAACAATAAACTGGTGGTGACTGCCACGCAAATGATGGAATCAATGGTCAGCAGTCCGATTCCAACCCGCGCAGAAGTATCCGATGTAGCGAACGCGGTGCTGGATGGTACCGACGCAGTAATGCTTTCAGCCGAATCCGCGTCGGGACAGTACCCCGTAGAAGCGGTTGCAGCTATGGCTAGAGTCTGCCTGGAAGCAGAAAAGGAGTATCTGGTAAGCGGCGAAAACCGCCGGCTGCAGGGGGAGCTTCCAGAAACTATAGAAGAGGCCATCGCCCGCGCCACCATGTTCACCGCAGGTGGCTTGAAAATCCGCGCAATCGCGGCGCTTACGCAGAGCGGAAGAACGGTATTATTAATGTCGCGCAGAAGTTCGAATGTTCCTATATTCGCTCTCAGCCCGCAAGAAGATACTCGCCGTAAGATGACATTGTTCCGGGGCGTCTACCCGGTAAAGTTCGGTGGCGGCTCGAACGATCCTGAAATCATATTGAACCATGCTGAAAACGAACTGCTCAAGCGTGGCGTGGTACGGAACGGTGACCTGATCCTCATGACCATTGGCGAGCCAGTGGGGAAGGCGGGAGGAACCAATACCATGAAAATTGTCAAGGTAGGCGAGTACCGAAAGGCGTGA
- the fba gene encoding class II fructose-bisphosphate aldolase (catalyzes the reversible aldol condensation of dihydroxyacetonephosphate and glyceraldehyde 3-phosphate in the Calvin cycle, glycolysis, and/or gluconeogenesis), producing MALVSLRQLLDHAAENAYGLPAFNVNNLEQIQAIMQAADECDSPVIMQGSAGARKYAGEAFLRHLIAAAVEAYPHIPIVMHQDHGASPAVCINAIRSGFSSVMMDGSLMSDAKTPSSYEYNVEVTAKVVDMAHAVGVSVEGELGCLGSLESGMGEAEDGHGAEGKLSHDQLLTDPEQAADFVKQTGVDALAIAIGTSHGAYKFTRKPTGDILAIQRVKEIHQRIPNTHLVMHGSSSVPQDWLDIIREYGGDMKETYGVPVEEIQEGIKHGVRKINIDTDIRLAMTGAIRRHLAKNKSEFDPRKYFKDATAAAKDICKARFEAFGCAGQAGKIKAISLENMATKYTKGELKAVIK from the coding sequence ATGGCACTCGTATCACTGCGTCAACTTTTGGATCATGCAGCGGAAAACGCCTATGGTCTGCCCGCTTTCAACGTCAATAACCTTGAGCAGATCCAGGCTATCATGCAAGCAGCCGATGAATGTGACAGCCCGGTGATCATGCAAGGTTCCGCTGGCGCGCGAAAGTATGCCGGTGAGGCTTTCTTACGCCACCTTATCGCCGCGGCGGTGGAGGCTTATCCGCATATTCCCATCGTCATGCATCAGGACCACGGCGCGTCCCCGGCGGTATGCATCAACGCCATTCGGAGCGGATTTTCAAGTGTAATGATGGACGGCTCACTGATGTCGGATGCCAAGACGCCATCTTCTTACGAATATAACGTCGAAGTTACAGCCAAGGTAGTAGACATGGCCCATGCTGTCGGGGTCTCCGTCGAAGGCGAGCTGGGCTGCCTGGGCTCGCTTGAGTCCGGAATGGGAGAAGCTGAAGACGGTCACGGAGCCGAGGGCAAGCTGTCTCATGACCAACTGCTGACCGATCCGGAGCAGGCCGCCGACTTCGTCAAGCAAACGGGGGTGGATGCATTGGCCATTGCCATCGGAACCTCGCATGGAGCGTATAAATTCACGCGCAAGCCCACTGGCGATATTCTCGCAATCCAGCGCGTCAAGGAAATTCACCAGCGCATTCCCAACACTCACCTCGTTATGCATGGGTCCAGTTCAGTACCACAAGATTGGCTCGATATCATCCGCGAGTATGGCGGGGATATGAAAGAGACTTACGGGGTTCCAGTAGAGGAAATTCAGGAAGGCATTAAGCACGGCGTCCGTAAAATAAATATCGATACCGATATCCGCCTTGCGATGACTGGCGCAATCCGCCGCCATCTTGCCAAAAACAAAAGCGAATTCGATCCGCGCAAATATTTCAAGGATGCAACTGCAGCGGCAAAAGATATTTGCAAGGCCCGCTTTGAAGCATTTGGATGCGCAGGGCAGGCCGGCAAGATCAAAGCGATCTCGCTTGAGAACATGGCGACCAAATATACCAAGGGTGAGCTGAAAGCCGTTATTAAATAG
- a CDS encoding CHAD domain-containing protein, producing the protein MYTEIELKLRVRAADVSRLQRRRLIKSLSISPAVNQKLYSVYYDTGSHDLRLKDIALRLRRDGKRWVQTIKGKGEATAGLHQRYEWEVPVLHARPDLTKISDPAVLSLFDNARLRESLHPIFTTEFNRSKRILRLASGEVEFCLDRGTITAGDASISFSEIELELKSGSSASLFQLAVDLLAVIPFRLENRSKAERGYALAAGSEWLPQKASPVNLRPGMSLGSAFGAITASCLNHLLSNESGMLEGRDVEYLHQMRVAVRRQRSALSIFSPLFATDSNSIARELRWLARQIGSARDWDVFVTETLPLILSAFPQHSGMLALRDQCEQRRLHYASLGRGAVESKRYIKMMLKLGERISAESGSSLAGSHLRDELESDSREKSLEEFAGELLTRRHDKLKKHGRKLKGSGVRELHRLRIAIKKQRYAIEFFVGLYPDEAPRCYSQSLTKLQDILGKMNDVATMERLLGELPGCEDDLAVQQAIGVTLGWGACLALKKKRELGRAWKSFYKTDPFWQ; encoded by the coding sequence ATGTACACCGAAATCGAGCTTAAATTGCGGGTGCGTGCGGCCGATGTCAGTCGCTTGCAGCGTAGGCGGTTAATAAAGTCCCTGAGTATCTCTCCCGCTGTTAACCAAAAACTCTACAGCGTTTACTACGATACCGGTAGCCATGACCTCAGGCTTAAGGATATTGCACTGCGCCTGCGCCGTGACGGTAAGCGCTGGGTGCAGACCATCAAAGGGAAGGGTGAGGCCACGGCCGGATTGCACCAGCGATATGAATGGGAGGTCCCCGTACTGCACGCGCGACCCGATCTCACCAAAATTTCCGATCCTGCAGTCCTCAGCTTGTTTGATAACGCCAGGCTGCGCGAGAGTTTGCATCCTATATTTACTACCGAGTTCAACCGTAGCAAACGCATTTTGCGGCTTGCCAGCGGCGAGGTAGAGTTCTGTCTCGATCGCGGGACAATTACGGCTGGCGATGCAAGCATATCCTTTTCAGAAATTGAACTGGAACTAAAATCGGGCAGTTCCGCTTCATTGTTCCAGCTCGCCGTGGACTTGCTCGCTGTTATTCCCTTCAGGCTCGAGAATAGGAGCAAGGCGGAGCGGGGGTATGCGCTTGCCGCCGGTTCCGAATGGCTACCCCAAAAGGCATCACCTGTGAATCTGCGTCCCGGAATGAGCTTAGGCAGTGCGTTTGGCGCCATCACAGCGAGCTGTCTCAATCATTTACTTAGTAATGAGTCTGGTATGCTCGAAGGTCGGGATGTTGAATACTTGCACCAGATGCGTGTTGCCGTTCGGAGGCAGCGTTCAGCCTTGAGTATTTTTTCTCCGCTATTCGCAACCGACTCTAATTCTATAGCGCGGGAGTTGAGATGGCTTGCACGGCAAATCGGCTCCGCCCGGGATTGGGACGTTTTCGTAACTGAAACATTACCTCTTATTTTGAGCGCGTTTCCACAACACTCTGGCATGTTGGCGCTACGGGACCAATGCGAGCAACGACGTTTGCATTATGCCAGCCTCGGGCGCGGCGCAGTGGAGTCAAAACGGTACATAAAAATGATGTTGAAGCTGGGCGAGCGGATAAGCGCAGAGTCGGGATCATCCTTGGCGGGCTCTCATTTACGGGACGAGTTGGAAAGTGATAGTCGTGAAAAAAGCTTAGAAGAATTTGCGGGGGAACTGCTGACCCGCCGTCATGACAAATTGAAGAAACACGGTAGAAAACTGAAGGGTTCCGGCGTTAGAGAATTGCATCGGCTGCGTATCGCGATCAAGAAGCAGCGGTACGCAATAGAGTTTTTCGTCGGACTATATCCCGACGAAGCGCCCCGGTGTTATAGTCAGTCGCTAACCAAGCTCCAGGATATTCTTGGAAAAATGAACGATGTCGCCACCATGGAACGCTTGCTCGGGGAACTGCCGGGTTGCGAAGATGACCTTGCTGTGCAGCAAGCGATTGGTGTCACACTCGGCTGGGGCGCGTGCCTAGCGCTGAAAAAAAAGCGGGAGCTGGGTCGTGCATGGAAATCTTTTTACAAGACTGATCCATTCTGGCAATAA